The Lolium rigidum isolate FL_2022 chromosome 2, APGP_CSIRO_Lrig_0.1, whole genome shotgun sequence genomic interval CAACCTAACTAGCATGAACAACCTTAAAGGAGTTCACTGCATGGAAGGATGGAGCAAACACCTAATGTGACCATTCTTGCTCACAATGAGCAAACCCGTGCCACTGCCTTGTCTCcaaagcaaaatattattctgTTCTAAAAAATAAACACGGTTTCTGATATGTattttttgaaattatttttTTGGCATGTTTTAGTAGAAAATCAAGAAGATACATATTGCAGATccgaagtactccctccgtccataaaagaatGTCGAAGGTTTGTCCAAATTTGGATGTACCTATACACTAAAAGATGTCTagatccatccaaacttggacaaACTTTTATGGAGAGAGGTAGTAGTATTTTTCAACTTTGCAACCAAAATACTATATGTGTTGGTAGTCAAAATACTATATGCAGGAATTTCTTGCAATTGTGTatgtggaatggagggagtagcaatTGTAAGTCCAGTAAACAATTACAAAATCCAGCATAACAGAGAAGAGGCAAGGTAACTATTGGAGCAAGATCGATAATACAAGGATATGCAGCGGTGAAGAGGCGAGGTAACTATTGGAGCAAATGTAAGTCCAGTAAACAATTAGAAAGCCAACGCCTCCACTGGTGAAGCCCACAGATAAACTGTGCTTCCTGAAAAATACTGGCAGGCAGACATATAGATTGTGCAACGGTAGTTTCGCCAGTAACTGGCACTGGAGGAGGTCCATGTTTCATTGCGAAAAAATAAGCAATCACCATTAAATGTTCACAAATTTAGAACACACGGTGCTACCAATGTGACCACAATGTACTGTTCACCTGACCCAAAGTATTGGCTTTTTGCACAGCCAGAAAGACCAAACATTGAACCAAATTGAACCACACCACACGCAGGAAATGCTGCAATGAACCACCGAAAAGCATAGTACTTGTCGTAATCTTCTCATAATATTTGACAGGCAGACCTCAGTAGAAATCAATGGTTAACTAACCAGGCGCACAAAATTCAGGAGTACAGAACAACACGCTAGACAAAAAAGAGATCCACAGAACTTGAAACTTGTACCAACTAACTTAGAAGGACATCTCATGCGGCTTGTCACCATCCCTGAGGGAGAACCGGGCACTAAGGTAGTTCTTAAGGTCTGGGACGGCCTCAATAGCCTTGATCAACTCAGCGTCGATGGCTTTCTGGTCATCCTTCTTGAAGTCAGGCAGGTTCTTTGTTGCCTGCAGGTTAACAGAGAAGAAGCAAGGTAACTATTGGAGCAAGATTGATGATACAAGGGCATATGCAGCAGAAAATGAATGTGCATGGATGTATACCTCCTTGTCTGTCTCGAATAGCTCTCCCTCAGTCTTCTTCACCCTAGTCTTCTTCTCCCTAGCGAAGTACTTGTCATCAAACTTCTCCACGTTAACCTTAGAGATGTCCACCTTTGTGGATGTGGCAATGACGTAAGACTGGTTCACGCGGCGGATTGGCACTCCGTTGACCTTGAAAGGTCCTAAAGAGAACAGTAACATTTGAAATTAGAAAATAAGATGAATATAAACTGGCAGTGATTGTTTGATTGCAATTTGCACTGGAACTGAAGTTCACTTGTTGATGAATAAGCATCCCACCATAGAACATGAATTGGCTTACATTACAAATCAACTGAACGGCCAACAAATTGTTGTTGCAACTCAAATTACAAGAAATGAATCCTCAATCCTAGTCAAGTCCTCTGAACAAATATATAATAACCAAAAATTGCCTTTTACATCCCTTGGCTTGATAGGAACATGTCAACTACACAAGATATTCACCCAATTTTACATCCCTAGTGTCCACCATATAATTAGGAAAGATTTAAGTTCCAAGGGCATTTTTAATAATGTTGAACACCACACTTTTGACACAGTGAATCATGTTAACATTCCAAAATCACTTTACTAGGAACACAAGGAACTCACAATCTATGTAGCAGACAAAATTGCACAGTTATTCTTCAATCCAACATATGTGCCAGCAGATTTAGGCAGACGACTAAACAGGCAGTGAACTTCCACGGATTCCACAATGCAACCATCCACAGGTAAATATATTCAGTCTACAGTTTTATTCACAATCAGCAACCATGGATCGACCAGTAGATCTACTGAAGCAGCGAAGTTTACCGGTGACGAGCAGCAGGCCGGACTTGAGCTGCTTGAGGAACACCACGCGTTTCCCCATGTACCTCCTCCCCGCGAGCACGATCAGCACCGTACCAGGTGTGATGGTCGACCTGCAACAACGAAATCGTCCTCGCTTCAAAACTCCGCGCGGGATCGGGAGATGCAGAGGCCAATCGTGCGGCGTGGCAGGGAAGGGACGGACCTGAGCTTGGTTGGTTTGGGCTTGCGGGTGCTGACAGTGCGTGGCTTGACGTCGTCGGCGGGGTAGAACTTGGGCTCGGCAACGGCAGCTGGCTTCTCGGCCTTGGGGAAGGCGCCGCCGTTCTTGGCCTTGATGGCCCACAGCCCGCGGCGGTGGTAGGTGTTCGACCGCGAGGCGCGCTTGATGCCCAGGGCCATCTTCGACGGCGGCGCCATTGGTGATTCTTTCGTCGACGCGCGGCGGCGCTTTAGCTTAGAGGGGACGAGGCGGCGGTGGGGAAGAATGGACGAGGGTTTTCCTGGTTTATACTTGTGCAGCGGCGTAGAGAAGGAAACCCTAGATATCTGGGCTCTTCGTATAATTGCGGGCTAACTGCTCAGGCCCATACAGCCCGTGAGCCAGCTTTCTAAGTAGCATTTTTTTTAGTTCTCAAAAAAGAAGTagcattttttttgcgaaacacaaatGCATATGCACATAAATACGTACATACACTTATTTTATAAACGAGAGCATGCACATCCCATCCCTATAAGCATCTTCGAGAGATTGAGTCTAAAAAATTGATCCGATGAATCTTAAGATTGATGAAGTCAACACCTCACTGTCGACAATAAATAAAGATAGCTTGACAAACACTCTACATGCCCGTAAAAAAGTACTCGCATCAGGTTCGAATGTTAAAGTATTCGCATACCACCTTATATGAATAAGGCTAGAAATTGTTTCCATGCATCTAGGTACTTGTGAATATCGAGCTCATTGGACATGTTATGAAGCGAAAGGGCATTGTCTACACATGGTTTTTTTTTCTCGTATTCCCTACAAACTCACGGGGTATGAATCATAATCATTTACAGAACCTTGGTTTGAATCTACTGAGGTCGGCAAGACCTATCGGGTATCTGCGGTTAGTATACCTGGTGCGTGGCAACTAGAGGCCCACCCGACAAGTACAAGCTCAAGGATAGAAACCTTAGGGTTCGTCCCTACCATGTAACCAACCGGTCACGGTACCTAATACCTAagctcctatataaaggctaggaggggCCGCTGGGCTCCGGATATTCCCGAAATCATCATGAACTCACGCATAATCTTTCCTAGGCAATATACGATCTACACCATATCCATCACGGAGATATTGTAATCTCCATCAATAATCAATATCAGACAAGCATGAGTAGGTCTTTACCTCACCAAGAGgggccgaacctgggtaaatctcgcctTCTCCTTGCTTGTCAGCTGATGAATCTACCAGTGCCTCTTTCCATAAACCCAGTTCCATCAT includes:
- the LOC124686930 gene encoding 60S ribosomal protein L6-like, producing the protein MAPPSKMALGIKRASRSNTYHRRGLWAIKAKNGGAFPKAEKPAAVAEPKFYPADDVKPRTVSTRKPKPTKLRSTITPGTVLIVLAGRRYMGKRVVFLKQLKSGLLLVTGPFKVNGVPIRRVNQSYVIATSTKVDISKVNVEKFDDKYFAREKKTRVKKTEGELFETDKEATKNLPDFKKDDQKAIDAELIKAIEAVPDLKNYLSARFSLRDGDKPHEMSF